In Clostridium sp. DL-VIII, the following proteins share a genomic window:
- the carB gene encoding carbamoyl-phosphate synthase large subunit, with translation MPLNKNIKKVLVIGSGPIVIGQAAEFDYSGTQACEALKSEGIEVVLINSNPATIMTDKEVADKVYLEPLTLEFVEKVIAKERPDSLLAGMGGQTGLNLAVELHDAGILEKYDVKVIGTSIASIKEGEDRELFRDMMNRIGEPVIKSEIVTELEAGLEFAGKIGYPVIVRPAYTLGGSGGGIADDEEELKVILESGLQLSTIGQVLLEKSVKGWKEVEYEVMRDSYGNCITVCNMENIDPVGIHTGDSIVVAPSQTLSDKEYQMLRTASINIINAVGIEGGCNVQFSLNPNSFEYSVIEINPRVSRSSALASKATGYPIAKLAAKIALGYGLDEIKNAVTQKTYACFEPTLDYVVVKIPKWPFDKFFGADRELGTKMMATGEIMAIGANFEQAFLKGIRSLEIGKFSLDHKKFKELSMSELKRRVMAPDDERIFALAEMLRRDYRIEKINRITGIDMFFLEKIKWIVEEEQRLKLSKIEDLDKEWLYHLKKKGFSDKAIADMLKVSPDDVYRLRDIWNIKPSYKMVDTCGGEFEALSPYYYSTYEQYDEVEVSNNKKVIVIGSGPIRIGQGIEFDYASVHCVKALKKLGIETIIVNNNPETVSTDFDVSDKLYFEPLTEEDVLNIIEKEKPDGVILQFGGQTAIKLANFLKEQNIVTLGTTADQIDMAEDREKFDELLERLGIARPKGKGIWSLKEGLEEASRLGFPVLVRPSYVIGGQGMEITHDEDELTYYLENAFAKDSKNPILIDKYLMGREIEVDAISDGEQILIPGIMEHLERAGVHSGDSVTMYPSQNISDNIKADVLEYTKKLALGIGIKGMINIQFIEFEGKLYVIEVNPRASRTVPYISKVSGVPIVDLATQVMLGAKLKDLGYGVDVYKEPELVSVKVPVFSTQKLPNVEVSLGPEMRSTGEVLGVGRNIKEALYKGFVGAYMYPSKEKGKILATINKHDKPEFLPIAKDLAAVGYKFIATTGTCELLREAGIEVEEIRKIDEEEPNILDIVKNREVDLVVNTPTKGNDSNRDGFLIRRAAVERNLGVITALDTLRAIADVELEKFDQKNDLEVFNIAK, from the coding sequence ATGCCATTAAATAAGAATATAAAAAAAGTTTTAGTTATAGGATCAGGTCCTATAGTCATAGGGCAGGCAGCAGAGTTTGATTACTCAGGAACTCAAGCATGTGAAGCATTAAAATCAGAAGGTATAGAAGTTGTACTTATAAATTCAAACCCTGCAACAATTATGACAGATAAGGAAGTAGCAGATAAGGTTTATTTAGAACCATTAACATTAGAATTTGTTGAAAAAGTTATAGCTAAAGAAAGACCAGACAGTTTACTTGCAGGTATGGGTGGCCAAACAGGGCTTAATCTTGCAGTAGAATTGCATGATGCTGGTATATTAGAGAAATACGATGTAAAAGTAATCGGAACATCTATTGCATCTATAAAAGAAGGCGAAGATAGAGAACTATTCAGAGATATGATGAATAGAATTGGAGAGCCAGTAATAAAGAGTGAGATTGTAACTGAGTTAGAAGCAGGATTAGAATTTGCAGGTAAAATAGGCTATCCGGTTATAGTAAGGCCAGCTTATACTTTAGGAGGATCTGGTGGTGGTATTGCTGATGATGAAGAAGAGCTTAAAGTTATTCTAGAATCAGGACTTCAGCTAAGTACAATTGGTCAGGTTTTACTTGAAAAAAGTGTTAAGGGCTGGAAAGAAGTAGAATACGAGGTAATGAGGGATTCCTATGGAAACTGCATCACTGTATGTAACATGGAAAATATAGATCCAGTTGGTATACATACAGGAGACAGTATAGTAGTAGCTCCATCACAGACTCTTTCGGATAAAGAATATCAAATGCTTAGAACTGCATCAATAAATATAATAAATGCTGTTGGAATTGAAGGTGGATGTAATGTACAGTTTTCATTAAATCCAAATAGCTTTGAATATTCAGTTATAGAAATAAATCCTAGAGTTTCAAGAAGTTCAGCTCTAGCGTCAAAAGCAACTGGTTATCCTATTGCAAAGCTTGCTGCTAAAATAGCTCTTGGATATGGATTAGATGAAATAAAAAATGCTGTAACTCAAAAGACTTATGCATGTTTTGAACCAACACTTGACTATGTTGTTGTTAAAATACCAAAGTGGCCTTTTGATAAGTTCTTTGGTGCAGATAGAGAACTTGGAACAAAAATGATGGCAACTGGAGAGATAATGGCGATTGGAGCTAACTTTGAGCAGGCATTTTTAAAGGGAATTAGAAGCTTGGAAATAGGAAAATTCTCTTTAGATCATAAGAAATTCAAAGAATTAAGTATGTCAGAGCTTAAGAGAAGAGTAATGGCTCCAGATGACGAAAGAATCTTTGCTTTAGCAGAAATGCTAAGAAGAGACTATAGAATAGAAAAAATAAATAGAATAACTGGAATAGATATGTTCTTCTTAGAAAAAATTAAATGGATTGTTGAAGAAGAGCAAAGATTAAAATTGAGTAAAATAGAGGATTTAGACAAAGAATGGTTATACCATTTAAAGAAAAAAGGATTTTCAGATAAAGCTATAGCTGATATGTTAAAGGTTAGTCCTGATGACGTATATAGGTTAAGAGATATTTGGAATATAAAACCTTCATATAAAATGGTTGATACTTGTGGTGGAGAATTTGAAGCATTATCTCCATATTATTATTCAACTTATGAGCAATATGATGAAGTTGAAGTATCAAATAATAAGAAAGTAATAGTTATAGGTTCAGGTCCAATAAGAATTGGTCAAGGGATTGAATTTGATTATGCTTCAGTACATTGTGTAAAAGCGTTAAAGAAGCTTGGAATTGAGACTATAATAGTTAATAATAATCCAGAAACAGTAAGTACAGACTTCGACGTATCGGATAAATTATACTTTGAACCATTAACAGAAGAAGATGTTTTAAACATAATAGAGAAAGAAAAACCAGATGGAGTAATACTTCAATTTGGTGGGCAAACAGCTATAAAGCTTGCTAATTTTCTAAAAGAACAAAATATAGTAACTCTTGGAACTACAGCAGATCAAATAGATATGGCAGAAGACAGAGAGAAATTTGATGAGTTATTAGAAAGATTAGGAATAGCAAGACCAAAAGGTAAAGGAATATGGTCACTTAAAGAAGGCCTAGAAGAAGCTAGTAGATTAGGATTCCCAGTATTAGTTAGACCTTCATATGTAATAGGTGGTCAGGGAATGGAAATAACTCATGATGAAGATGAATTAACATACTATTTAGAAAATGCATTTGCTAAAGATAGTAAGAATCCAATCCTTATAGATAAGTATTTAATGGGAAGAGAAATAGAAGTAGATGCAATATCAGATGGTGAACAGATATTAATACCAGGCATTATGGAGCACTTGGAGAGAGCTGGTGTCCACTCTGGAGATAGCGTTACTATGTATCCAAGTCAAAATATTTCTGATAATATAAAAGCTGATGTATTAGAATATACTAAAAAATTAGCTTTAGGAATCGGAATTAAAGGAATGATAAATATTCAATTCATAGAATTTGAAGGGAAATTATATGTAATTGAGGTTAATCCAAGGGCATCTAGAACAGTGCCTTATATAAGTAAGGTAAGTGGAGTTCCAATAGTAGACTTAGCTACACAGGTAATGCTTGGAGCTAAATTAAAGGATCTAGGATATGGTGTAGATGTATATAAGGAGCCAGAACTAGTTTCAGTTAAGGTTCCAGTATTCTCAACTCAAAAGTTACCTAATGTTGAAGTAAGCTTAGGACCTGAAATGAGATCAACAGGAGAAGTTTTAGGTGTAGGAAGAAATATAAAAGAAGCTTTATATAAAGGCTTTGTAGGGGCTTATATGTATCCATCAAAAGAAAAAGGAAAGATTCTAGCAACAATTAATAAACATGATAAACCAGAATTTTTACCTATAGCAAAGGATCTAGCAGCAGTAGGATATAAGTTTATTGCAACAACAGGAACTTGTGAACTACTTAGAGAAGCTGGAATAGAAGTAGAAGAGATTAGAAAGATTGATGAAGAAGAACCAAACATACTAGATATAGTTAAGAATAGGGAAGTTGATTTAGTTGTTAATACTCCAACTAAAGGAAATGATTCAAATAGAGATGGTTTCCTAATAAGAAGAGCAGCTGTTGAAAGAAATCTAGGTGTAATTACTGCATTGGATACATTAAGAGCAATAGCTGATGTAGAACTTGAAAAGTTTGATCAAAAAAATGATTTAGAAGTATTTAATATAGCAAAATAA
- the mgsA gene encoding methylglyoxal synthase produces MKIALIAHDKKKEEIIEFSKKYKDILAKYELVATGTTGKKISEATGLDIKRYLSGPYGGDQQLGGRIAEGKIDLVIFFTDPLTAQPHEPDVNALLRVCNVHNVAVVTNVRTAELIIKEF; encoded by the coding sequence ATGAAAATTGCTTTAATAGCACATGATAAAAAAAAGGAAGAAATTATTGAGTTCTCAAAAAAGTATAAGGATATACTTGCTAAGTATGAATTAGTTGCTACAGGTACAACAGGAAAGAAAATATCAGAAGCAACTGGGCTTGATATAAAAAGATATTTATCTGGACCATATGGTGGAGATCAACAATTAGGTGGACGTATTGCTGAGGGAAAAATTGACTTAGTAATATTTTTTACAGATCCATTAACTGCTCAACCTCATGAACCAGATGTAAATGCTTTACTTAGAGTTTGTAATGTACATAACGTTGCAGTTGTTACTAATGTTAGAACAGCTGAACTAATAATTAAAGAATTTTAA
- the carA gene encoding glutamine-hydrolyzing carbamoyl-phosphate synthase small subunit gives MKAKLILENGMVFEGKAFGYLKESVGEVVFTTGMTGYQEVLTDPSYYGQIVTMTYPLIGNYGINLEDMESDSVKVRGFIVREKCDLPSNFRCELELEDFLKQGKVIGLEGIDTRALTKVLRNSGTMRGIITLEDVDDEYVKEKIAGFSTKEAVKNVTTSKSYVVEGTGKHIAIMDFGIKTNIIRNFKKRGCKLTVFPATATAEQVLNINPDLVFLSNGPGDPEDLDFAIENIKKLVGKKPIVGICLGHQLLGLALGGKTTKLKFGHRGCNHPVKDLEANIVHITSQNHGYVVEKLPDDMEITHVNINDGTVEGMKHKTLPIYSVQFHPEASAGPKDSEYIFDKFLEYAL, from the coding sequence ATGAAGGCAAAGCTTATATTAGAAAATGGTATGGTTTTTGAAGGTAAAGCTTTTGGGTACCTAAAAGAAAGTGTTGGCGAAGTAGTATTTACAACTGGTATGACAGGATATCAAGAAGTTCTTACTGATCCATCTTATTACGGACAAATAGTGACTATGACTTATCCTTTAATAGGTAACTATGGAATTAATCTTGAAGATATGGAATCAGATTCAGTAAAGGTAAGGGGTTTTATAGTAAGAGAAAAATGTGATTTACCTAGTAATTTTAGATGTGAATTAGAATTAGAAGATTTCTTAAAACAAGGAAAAGTTATTGGACTAGAAGGCATAGATACAAGAGCACTTACTAAGGTTTTAAGAAACAGCGGTACAATGAGGGGAATCATAACACTTGAAGATGTTGATGATGAGTATGTTAAAGAAAAAATAGCAGGGTTCTCTACTAAAGAAGCTGTGAAAAATGTTACAACAAGTAAATCTTATGTAGTTGAGGGAACAGGAAAGCATATTGCTATTATGGATTTTGGAATAAAAACTAATATAATAAGGAACTTTAAAAAGAGAGGCTGTAAGTTAACTGTATTTCCAGCTACAGCTACAGCAGAACAGGTATTAAATATAAACCCAGATTTAGTTTTTTTATCTAATGGACCTGGAGATCCAGAAGATTTAGATTTTGCTATAGAAAATATAAAGAAATTAGTTGGTAAAAAGCCAATTGTAGGTATTTGCTTAGGACATCAACTATTAGGTTTAGCTTTGGGTGGTAAAACTACTAAATTGAAATTCGGACATAGAGGATGTAACCATCCAGTCAAGGATTTAGAAGCTAATATTGTGCATATAACATCTCAAAACCATGGATATGTAGTAGAAAAATTACCAGATGATATGGAAATTACTCATGTAAACATAAATGATGGAACAGTAGAAGGAATGAAGCATAAGACTTTACCAATATATTCGGTTCAATTTCACCCAGAAGCATCTGCAGGGCCAAAGGACAGCGAATACATATTTGATAAATTCTTAGAATATGCACTATAG
- a CDS encoding HD-GYP domain-containing protein encodes MRLVPIECIRENSLLGQNIYTSNGKCLLRAGLMLTNARLKKIREYKIFSLYIIDDYSYSEIEEVIKPELRQKAISVIKETFSDIERIASTHTFEKRNIADYTKQEKRYFNSINRIAEELLDNVLANKNVLFSLVDIKSMDNYTYSHSVNVAVISLILGIGLNLSKRSLIHLCIGALIHDIGKIFIPKEILQKPGKLTLEEYEIIKRHPKYGYDFLGKFSNLSAHIKLIVSQHHERFDGLGYPNRILGKKISPLARIVSIADVYDALTSDRPYKRAMCPNDALEYLMSNSGTLFDYDMISTFCKIIITFPQGTIVSLSNGDIGVVEETFPNYPLRPMVKILKSKRPNKIGSKINLIENLSIVISNIQYEI; translated from the coding sequence ATGCGATTAGTTCCAATTGAATGTATTAGAGAAAATTCGTTATTAGGTCAAAATATATATACTTCTAATGGGAAATGCCTGCTTCGAGCTGGGCTAATGTTGACTAATGCTAGACTTAAAAAGATCAGAGAATACAAAATATTTTCTTTATATATAATTGATGATTATAGCTATTCTGAAATAGAAGAAGTAATAAAACCAGAATTACGTCAAAAAGCCATATCTGTAATTAAAGAAACTTTTTCTGATATAGAACGAATAGCTTCTACACATACTTTTGAAAAGCGTAACATTGCTGACTATACTAAACAAGAAAAAAGATATTTTAATTCAATTAATAGAATTGCAGAAGAACTGTTAGATAATGTTTTAGCTAATAAAAATGTTCTATTTTCATTGGTTGATATAAAAAGTATGGATAATTACACCTATTCTCATTCAGTTAATGTTGCTGTAATATCACTTATACTTGGTATTGGCCTTAATCTTTCTAAAAGGAGCTTAATTCACCTTTGTATTGGAGCATTAATTCATGATATAGGAAAAATATTTATCCCAAAAGAAATCCTGCAAAAACCTGGCAAACTGACTCTTGAGGAGTATGAAATAATAAAAAGACATCCAAAGTACGGATATGACTTCTTAGGGAAATTCTCAAATTTAAGTGCTCATATTAAGTTAATAGTTTCACAGCATCATGAAAGGTTTGACGGATTGGGTTATCCTAATAGAATTTTAGGCAAAAAAATTAGCCCTTTAGCCAGAATCGTAAGCATTGCTGATGTTTATGATGCATTAACTTCTGATAGACCTTATAAAAGAGCTATGTGTCCAAACGATGCCTTGGAATATTTAATGTCTAACTCAGGTACACTATTTGATTATGATATGATTAGTACATTTTGTAAGATTATTATAACCTTCCCTCAAGGAACAATTGTAAGTCTTAGTAACGGGGATATAGGAGTAGTTGAAGAAACTTTTCCAAACTATCCATTAAGGCCTATGGTTAAAATTCTTAAAAGTAAGCGTCCAAATAAAATTGGCTCTAAAATTAATCTAATCGAAAATCTTTCAATTGTTATTTCGAATATACAATACGAAATATGA
- a CDS encoding peptidylprolyl isomerase — protein sequence MKNPIITMTMENGGVIKAELYPEIAPNTVSNFVDLINRGFYDGLIFHRVIPGFMIQGGCPEGTGMGGPGYSIKGEFTSNGFKNTLKHTKGVLSMARAMHPDSAGSQFFIMVADAPHLDGQYASFGKVIEGIEVADKIVAQKTDMADRPYEDQVIKSVTVDMQGEEIKEPEIIEE from the coding sequence ATGAAAAATCCAATTATCACAATGACTATGGAAAACGGTGGGGTTATTAAAGCAGAATTATATCCTGAAATAGCTCCTAATACAGTAAGTAATTTTGTAGATTTAATCAATAGAGGTTTTTATGATGGATTAATATTTCACAGAGTTATTCCAGGATTTATGATTCAGGGCGGATGCCCAGAAGGAACTGGAATGGGAGGCCCGGGATATTCTATAAAGGGTGAATTTACAAGTAATGGATTTAAAAACACATTAAAGCATACTAAAGGTGTATTATCAATGGCTAGAGCTATGCACCCTGATTCAGCAGGAAGCCAGTTCTTTATTATGGTTGCAGATGCTCCACATTTAGATGGTCAATACGCATCATTTGGTAAAGTTATTGAAGGCATAGAGGTAGCAGATAAGATTGTTGCACAAAAGACTGATATGGCAGATAGACCTTATGAAGATCAAGTAATAAAAAGTGTTACAGTGGATATGCAAGGTGAAGAAATTAAAGAACCAGAAATAATTGAAGAATAA
- a CDS encoding DUF3783 domain-containing protein, with protein sequence MAMKDKCILAYGLNEEEIKKIESQNIKVIEISNNTALMTLEQIICGNTDENSYDELPKNEKALIFNGFKDEQLKYTIRYIRGFIQGGVLAMCTPQNYRWTVKYLLEHLIEEREWYKTNGGK encoded by the coding sequence ATGGCAATGAAGGATAAGTGCATATTAGCATATGGATTAAATGAAGAAGAAATTAAGAAAATCGAAAGTCAAAATATTAAGGTTATAGAGATAAGCAATAATACAGCTTTAATGACCTTAGAACAAATAATCTGCGGAAATACGGATGAAAATTCTTATGATGAGTTGCCTAAAAATGAGAAAGCACTTATTTTTAACGGATTTAAGGATGAACAATTAAAATATACTATTAGATATATTAGAGGATTTATCCAAGGAGGGGTATTAGCTATGTGTACACCTCAAAATTATAGATGGACAGTTAAATATCTTTTAGAGCATTTAATCGAAGAGAGAGAATGGTATAAGACAAATGGAGGAAAATAA
- the murI gene encoding glutamate racemase, translating to MNIKKNSAIGFFDSGVGGLSVLREAISLMPNENYIYFGDSKNAPYGTKELNEVKNLTLNAVNFLLSKGVKAIVVACNTATSAAIEDIRNKYGDMIIIGIEPALKPAIKLKRNGNVIIMATPMTLREKKFKLLMEKYKKEANIISLPCAGLVEFIEQGILEGEELEDYLKEKFNPYLFDDISSIVLGCTHYPFVKKALSNVIGKNIPLIDGGLGTAQELKRKLMESDLVNDSKEKGNILVYNSINDNKVVDFCYNLINA from the coding sequence TTGAATATTAAAAAAAATAGTGCGATAGGTTTTTTTGATTCAGGAGTAGGTGGATTAAGTGTACTGAGAGAAGCTATTTCACTAATGCCAAATGAAAATTATATTTATTTTGGTGACTCAAAAAATGCTCCTTATGGAACTAAGGAACTAAATGAAGTTAAAAATCTTACTTTAAATGCAGTTAATTTCTTATTAAGTAAGGGAGTTAAAGCAATTGTAGTAGCATGTAATACAGCAACTAGCGCTGCAATTGAAGACATTAGAAATAAATATGGAGATATGATTATAATAGGTATAGAACCTGCATTAAAACCAGCTATTAAGCTTAAGAGAAATGGAAATGTAATAATAATGGCTACACCCATGACTTTAAGAGAGAAAAAATTTAAATTACTAATGGAAAAATATAAAAAAGAAGCTAATATAATATCATTGCCTTGTGCAGGACTTGTAGAATTTATAGAACAAGGCATATTAGAGGGAGAAGAATTAGAAGATTATTTAAAAGAAAAATTCAATCCTTACCTATTCGATGATATAAGTTCAATTGTCTTAGGATGTACACATTATCCATTTGTAAAAAAGGCGCTATCTAATGTTATTGGAAAAAATATACCACTTATTGATGGCGGTCTTGGTACTGCGCAGGAGTTGAAAAGAAAATTAATGGAATCAGATTTAGTGAATGATTCTAAAGAAAAAGGAAATATTTTAGTCTATAATTCTATAAATGATAATAAAGTTGTAGATTTCTGTTATAATTTAATTAATGCATAA
- a CDS encoding helix-turn-helix transcriptional regulator produces MSRVGENIKQAREKSGMTVKALAKKLGVAEKYLNEVEMGRKVAPESFIDKAAKVLKADLNDISMVVTDEALQEEKKTLKELPKKNIENSELWTDAFSSVLRSVPVYDYSLSNKKASKEMPVHSNKIENYPQDKVFYLEVEDDEMNGFRMLKGDIAFAHSVKEVSNNGFFLLDYKGKRKIRQVKVLGNSKVLLVSNAGGLLTETMELKEIDVIAKLERVEIKL; encoded by the coding sequence GTGAGTCGTGTAGGTGAAAATATAAAGCAGGCTAGAGAAAAGAGTGGCATGACAGTTAAGGCTCTAGCTAAAAAATTAGGTGTGGCCGAAAAATACTTAAATGAAGTTGAAATGGGAAGAAAAGTTGCGCCTGAATCATTTATAGATAAAGCCGCTAAAGTTTTAAAAGCTGATTTAAATGATATAAGTATGGTTGTTACTGATGAAGCGTTACAAGAAGAAAAGAAAACATTAAAGGAGCTGCCAAAGAAAAACATAGAAAACTCAGAACTTTGGACAGATGCTTTTTCATCGGTACTTAGAAGTGTTCCAGTATATGATTATTCATTATCAAATAAAAAAGCTTCTAAAGAAATGCCAGTTCATTCAAATAAGATAGAAAACTACCCACAAGACAAGGTGTTTTATCTAGAAGTAGAAGATGATGAAATGAATGGTTTTAGAATGTTAAAAGGAGATATAGCTTTTGCACATAGTGTAAAAGAAGTAAGTAATAATGGCTTTTTCTTACTTGATTATAAAGGAAAAAGAAAGATAAGACAGGTAAAAGTTTTAGGAAATTCAAAGGTACTTTTAGTAAGTAATGCAGGCGGCTTACTTACTGAAACAATGGAATTAAAAGAGATAGATGTAATTGCTAAACTAGAAAGAGTTGAAATCAAATTATAA
- a CDS encoding SDR family NAD(P)-dependent oxidoreductase encodes MNNLSRYTLITGGSEGIGFELAKLFAADKNNLIIAARNKYKLENIKNSLEKEYGIRVEVIECDLSVDKACEKIIEFVEEKNFIVDNLINNAGVGSFGFFHESENGFEEKLINVNIISLTVLTRYFIKDMVSRKEGGILNVASTAAFIGGPKMAIYYSSKAYVLSLTEALHDEVKSLGVRVSCLCPGPVKTSFQEKSGIKKSEVSKKYLMDASIVAKEAYLKFLKGKVIIIPGRKNKLLIFLNKLIPRALGRWIILKNNN; translated from the coding sequence ATGAACAATTTAAGTAGATATACACTAATAACTGGTGGTAGTGAAGGAATAGGTTTTGAATTAGCAAAGCTTTTTGCAGCAGATAAAAATAACTTAATTATAGCTGCCAGAAATAAATATAAATTAGAAAATATTAAGAATAGCTTAGAAAAAGAATATGGAATAAGAGTAGAAGTAATAGAATGTGATTTGTCTGTGGATAAAGCTTGTGAGAAAATAATAGAATTTGTGGAAGAAAAAAATTTCATTGTGGATAATTTAATTAATAATGCTGGCGTGGGAAGCTTTGGTTTTTTTCATGAGTCGGAAAATGGTTTTGAAGAAAAATTAATAAATGTAAATATTATTTCATTAACTGTACTTACAAGATATTTTATAAAAGATATGGTTAGTAGAAAAGAAGGCGGAATATTAAATGTAGCATCTACAGCAGCTTTTATTGGTGGACCTAAGATGGCTATATATTATTCTAGTAAAGCATATGTTTTATCGTTAACGGAAGCACTTCATGATGAAGTTAAAAGTTTAGGAGTAAGAGTGAGTTGTCTTTGCCCAGGACCAGTAAAGACATCATTTCAAGAAAAATCGGGAATCAAAAAGTCAGAGGTATCAAAGAAGTATTTGATGGATGCGAGTATAGTCGCTAAAGAAGCATATTTAAAGTTTCTTAAGGGGAAGGTAATAATAATTCCAGGACGTAAAAATAAATTATTGATTTTTTTAAATAAATTAATACCGAGAGCTTTAGGAAGATGGATAATATTAAAGAATAATAATTAA